In Paralichthys olivaceus isolate ysfri-2021 chromosome 12, ASM2471397v2, whole genome shotgun sequence, the genomic window CAAAGGAATCATGGGGGAAACAAATGGCggacattttgttgttgtgttactgGTTCTAATAAATCTGTCACGACAACTTGTTTGAATGTCAAATCCCTGCACCGTACAAGTGCTCAAACACAAAAGGTTTCCACGCTGGTGATTGTCCCGCTCAGGACGGCTTTGCTTGTTAGCGTCCTCCGGTTTCGTAACAAAACAACGCAGCATTACTGACTAACTTTACTGATCAAGAGGGCACAGAGGTCAAGATGAAcgtgagcgccctctgctgaATCAAAAACTACTTCAGATGGTCTCATGAGCAGAAATGTGTTGATTTCAAACGGCGACGCTTGAACCATCAGGTCATTCAACTTTCAGAGACGCACAATCACAGCTGACACTCAACACAGAAGATACAACCCGAGTCCTGAACAGGAACTGATCACTGGGAGCTCTGGTCCAATCGGCTCTGATCAATAAGGTCATGAAGACGAAGCTGCGGATCAGAGTCTGGTCCTGTAACGAGCACTGTACCAGAAGATGAAGACGAGGTCCTCCTTCTTGGACTCCTTGGTCTCGTAGGTGGCGTCATACAGGCCGTATCTGCAGTCGTCGGGGGGGAGCAGACTGACGAAGGAGGCGTAGGGGTCTTCCACAGTCTCTCCGATGTCACCCACCAGGATctgcctcccctcctccacgatgatcttcttcttgtcctcGCTCAGACAGAACAGTACcgccttcttcctcttcttcacctcatcctgGGTCGAAGACTTCCTCACCTTCATGTCGTTAAACACTCTGATGACCTCATCGTTCACTGTCACACCTGACGcctgcagaggacacacacgTATTTAGTTCATGTTTCTATATTTAGAATCTTTATCAtctacatgtttgtgtttattgatgAGAAACATGTGATGTTTGAATTTATAACATCATTCCAGGGCTTTGATCATTTCTGATGGTTTATGAACTC contains:
- the cfl2 gene encoding cofilin-2, whose protein sequence is MASGVTVNDEVIRVFNDMKVRKSSTQDEVKKRKKAVLFCLSEDKKKIIVEEGRQILVGDIGETVEDPYASFVSLLPPDDCRYGLYDATYETKESKKEDLVFIFWAPEGASMKSKMIYASSKDAIKKKFTGIKHEWQVNGLDDIQDRATLADKLACNMVVSLEGKPL